Sequence from the Zeugodacus cucurbitae isolate PBARC_wt_2022May chromosome 5, idZeuCucr1.2, whole genome shotgun sequence genome:
GCCTGTAAAGGTAAAAATTAAACAGTTacaacgaaaattaaaaaaaaaaaataaaaatcaaaaattataaaaaaaaatatatgaaaaaaaattatataaaaaaattataaaaaaaaatatttaaaaaaaaatattaaaaaaatatatataaaaaaaaaattattaaaaaaaatatttaaaaaaaaaattattaaaaaaaatatttaaaaaaatattattaaaaacaaaattatcaaaaaaaatgtataaaaaaaattatttaaaacaaaattattaaaaaaaatatttaaaaaaattctaaaaaaaaattaaaaaaaaaaaataataaaagaaaaatattgaaagaaaaatatttaaaaaaaaattaaaaaattattaaaaatgttatataaaataaaaaaaaaataaaaaataaattataaaaagaattttttttaacgtACTCATATGTTCTACGCTGTTGTTTCTTCAACTTTTGCTCGTCTTTGGCGACCAGTTTGGATTTTTCATTCTTCAGCACGGGTACAATGAACTCCTCGAAGAAGACACGTATGATTTCGCTGGTTTGGAAGAGCAGCAAAGCGGCATTGATGTCGAAAATCGCATCATATTCGAAAGTGCCAACTGCCGTATTGGAAAGTTGTGTCTTCGCAGTCTCGAAAAGCTCCTTCAGAACATCTTCTGAGGTACGCGTGAGATAGAGctgttgcaaaaattttaattaatattaaaaggctgtatttacatatatgtatttttgcgCTATATTACTACCTTTATGACATCCAATGTCTTTTTGCGCAGATCAGCCTCATATGTGGTGTTCGGCTTCTGCGCGTAAATGTTGAAGAAACGCGGTaggaaatttttggaatattttgccAAAGCCTCTTTGATTTCAGCGCTCTCCTCGTTAGCTATCAACTCGGTTAAACCGTCGAAAATGGGTGCACGAAATTCTGGGTTGTTATCCAGCGCATTACCCAAAGTGGGCGCAATCAAACGTAAGTTCTCCGGATCGGCGGGTTCACGACAAAAGCCTGGGAATAGACCCCACAATTGACAACACAACAACTCGTATGTATGTGACAATGACTTTTCTTGCGTTTGCGCGTGTTGatgccatttgttgttgcagtccAAAGCGAGCGGCAAAACGAACTCTTTGAAGAATTTAAAAGTGGCGCCTTTAGCGCCTTGACGCAACAGCGGCAACAGCCAGGAGCGCTCCAACAAAACTTCACCTTTGCTATTTGTTAACGGTACTGTTTTCAGCACATTCGCCGGACCCATCGACTGAATGGCAGCGATTATGGTGTGTTCGATTTGTACCCGCAGTGCGCTTTGTGTGTCATAACGTTTCGATAGTGTTAGTAGTGAGGGTGAGAGTTCCTTGCTGTGAGTGATGAGAAGTATTCAAACagtaaattagtaaaaaaaaaataaaattaatattcctTGAGAGCTCACCTGAAGTGTTTGCCACAAACTTCGAAAACAATAGAGAATACTAAAATGACGTGTTTAGCCATTTCACCGAAAGGCGCGTTAAGCACCTTCTCCAGTGACGCGATAATGCGTACAATAGGCACGCGATAAACTTCTGCCTTCTCTGCGGACTCACAAGCAGGCTTCACGCATTCGTACAAcagctctttaatgcaatttgagACGCTGTTGATTATTTCAGCACGCTCCGACATCCACAAATCTGTGGCACAAATGTCGACGAAGCGTGGCAGCGCATGCATGCACAAATTCAAATCCAACTGCGCCAAATGTATGTGTCCCTCCTTAAGCACCGTTACCCAAGCCACCGTTTGACGTATATCAGCGCGATCTGGACGATATTCGTGTATGGCAGCCAACAATTTGGCGCATAATGGACCATTTAAGTTAGTAGTGCGCGAAGCGAAGAGCGCATGCAGCGCTTGGAAGCAATTTGTGCGTATGAGCACATTTGCAGCGGTCATTATGGAGAGTAAGCTCTCACACACCGAACGTATGTCCTCGGTTTTAAGACCACTCAATATGTCTTTGAGTAAGGTTAGGGTATGCAGCACTGTTGTTTGTGAGTTGGTCAGCACTTCGggtttaaattgatttaaacaGAATTTCGTGATACGATTGCTAGCCGGATGGCTCTTCACTTTTGGTTGCTCCGCACTCACGTCATGCTCAGCATCTTCGCTTTTGGGCGGGCGCATAAATGAACTGCCATGTATGATGGATACAATAGCATGTTGTGCAGCTTTGCGCACCTGggagaataacggtaaattaataaaaatatttttctaaaatttttttttatacaaacctTTGGCTTTGAGTGTATGGTGAACGAGAGTATGGCATCAATATATTGCCATGTGGAGGAGTAAGTCCAAGTATTGTAATCTTGTGCACAGAGTAAAACCGACAAGCATCCGATTATCTGCAAAAATTATAcaccaaatttatataaaaataaattacagtttttataaaatgtttgttaCGCACATATTTCACAATAGTCTGATTTGTAGACTCTATAAAACGTTGTAGACACGTTAAAAATGTTTGTGCTGTCTCGCCAAAACGCTTACGCAGCACAGTCGCCGGCACCGACTTAATGCCCATAGACAACAAGGAGATACCAGCAATGATATCATTGTCCTCCGTGCTGGCTTCGATCTGCTCCATCAGTAAGATAAAATACTCTGTTGATGACTCTGTGCCACCACGTTCGCGTATCACTTCGGTGAGCGCTGTTAGTATAGCCAACATTTCCTTATGTAAATCGGACGAAGCACGAAAGCCAACTAATAGACGTTTAAAACTCATGTTGCTGCACGCACTGTAGTTCGAAGCGAACGTTTTGAAAGTTTTAAAGGTGCCTTGTTGTGATTCGGACATGCTTTCGTCCTCCAATCCATCGTCATGCAAGCTGAACGACTTGAGACTACCGGCAACAtcgtttactgttgttgtttcagcgTTATAAGCCAAACGCTGATCATGTTTCATTACAGCGTCCAGCGTAAGTGTAGTCGGATCAGTCGCTGCTGGTGGAGCTATGatacataaaataaagttaaataaaactcCACACATAAATGCACATTTGTTTACCAACCTAAACTCAAATTTGGCTGAAAGAAGCGAGACTTCGCTTTTAAACGATGCTTCATTTGATCAGGATTTGAGGTGGACGACTGCCCTTTGCTCCATGTTTTGCCTTTGGTGTGGCGCTTTAGTTTAGAACGAAATTTTCCCATTTTGCGCaacgttttgaaaaatttaacaatttaaaacaGCTTCAAGAattgagaaaacaaaaacacgtGTCGGCGATGCACTGTGCTGGTGTAaaagaatttcgaaattaattttatgaagaaTGTCATGCAAAAAGGAATAGAATTACATATTGGGTGGGCAAGGGTTGCTGAAgcaaaacacaatttttatataaaaaggtaTGGAAaggaaatttagtattttgaaAGTTAAAGAGAGTTATTTATGAGCAAAGGATTATTCaaagaattttattatatatactattaccagatattaaaataaaaactgctTAGTATCTTTGTTGTTACAAAAGTACGTTTTTCAGTTGCTTGCATTTAATGCGCATTTTTGCGTTGCTGCTTTACGAAATCTGCCGAACACACATCACTGCTGTCCGAACAGCTGTcacatgtgtttgtttttgtattcagtTGATGTTTTGCCATTCGTGGTAGatgttcgatttttttgttacGATTGTATAAAAAGAGAAGTAAACAATCAATTTTGCAACAAAAGTGTGATAATGAAAAAGAGGAAACACATGTTGTAATCATTTACAGAAATACTAAAAGAACGACCAAAGCGAAAAGATAATTGTGTGAaagttaattaataaaaaatttcaataacaactaaatattaaatatatgcgcTAAGCATTAAAGTATTTGTTAGCATTAACCCAATCGGCACAACGGATGGCAGGAAAAAAGAAAGTATTTGGAAGTCTAAGTGAAAATTAGGTCAGAATAGTGGAAAAAGCGCAAAAAGTGcagaaataaaaacaactacGTTTATTTAGCCTTAAGTTGTTGCCTTTAGGTGAGCTggaattgtgtaaaaaaatcaaataaagcagTAAAACCGCAAGGGAGTTGAATGACACAGCGCTGTCCACTGCGATACATATACAGTGGATAGCATATTGTTTTGTTGACGCATACGCACAGCTACCAATTGGCAGTAATaagttctttgttttgtttcggCTCCAAAACAAGCAATTGGAAGTGGTAACATGGAGTATTTACAGGACTTGACAAAAAATCTACAGGATTTTCTATGTAAGTGGGACATTTTTCATATACTTATCTCCTAAAGAAAGTGCTTATACATACTTTATGGTTACAAATTCTCACTTTAGCTACCTACATCGACTTGGACTACTCGCTATGGCTTTACCGGCTGCTTTGGCCACTAATTGTAACATTCCTACTTCCATTGGTCTTCGTGGCACTAATTTACATATCATTTGTGATGTTATTCATTTACAAATTGCATAGGTgagtttattattgttttttttttgccaaaattagCATAATTTGACGGAAAGATTTTGCTTGTGCAGCTTAAGCATAAGCTTTAGGTGGTTATTGGAATTGTGTGTTAAATTATTTTCGCACAGTGAgcataaaattattgcaaaactatttttattttttctaattggatttgttttgttgtaacaATGAAAACTattaacaatttctttattaGACAAGAGTGTGCTATTGTTTGTGTAAAAGATCAGGAAGTAAATAATTTGTGGTTTTTTGTCCACAACCAATAATTTTAGGAACAAATTTGTTTCATAACCCAaagtacatttcatttatttattaaaaatatggcgTTTTGCCTAATGTTGACTAATTAGTGTCAtaaaattattacatacatacatttagctACGCATGATcgctttaattttaatatatgtgaATATTCATATACGCGTATTTTTTTCAAgtgaacataaaaaaatcataaagcatttatatttgattatttgttttcttgtttttacaATTATACTTAATATATTGCTCTCTTAGCGTATGTcgttttaattctattttaatagCTGCTTGAGCATGGAATTTGTTTAATCACTAAGCGTACATATTTATACTACGCGTACTTGTTGTCGGCTTTTAATCTGTctaatattatattgttgtaATGCTAACTCGTACAACACCTGTGTACAACCATTTCTCGCTGATGAGTAAAAGTTGTTAGGTCGTGGAGGCAAAGGCCTAATAAAATCTTGCATGCTTGATTGTTACACACTTTGGAGAAGCCtaattctgaaatttttttgttttttaatattaatttgtgtAAATGTTTTTTAGTTATACttcatcattatttatttaattgatattacGTCATTAACCTGTCTTACAAACATCACTATCTACGATCAAGGTCGATTTTGTAATCACATAGTGATTACACATAGTTTACATAAGCATACAGCacacacaaataataaatatcgtTAAGAAATATAGTTTTAATGCAATGATATTGCTTATATGCAGTTCTGTTTGCGATTACAAGTTTTTTGCTGCATGCcggcaaatgtaaacaaatattttttctgtcaatcaaaactaaaataatgaATCCCTAATAGTACTAATaatcatttacatttaataatatacaaaaatttgcaattcttttgtttagaaattctcttatattttttcgaagtaTTCTGTCAAACAAATTCGCTTTAGAATATGTAGCGTTTTGACGAATTTCTTTGGGCCAGACATATTACCATGCGACCTTCAATGcggtcacacgaatttaagtcGTAATTTGTATACGAAAAtagatttgcttaaaaaataaaatatactttgttggtttgttgcactttgttgtcatacatacataccccttgcatacacatgtacatttgcataaaatttattttttagaatcaTGCATATTAAATAGGCTTAAATTTATCAGTATGTGAAGCGAAATTAATGTGGACCAACTAGTGACAGTTAAACGCTATAAatctctataaatatatatgcaacttAAGCAAAGTAAATGGTACGCTCAAATAGGTTATTAATATAATGagtataatttctataaaaactgGTTGAGAAGTGCTCTGACTTTGTTTGCGCAATTCATGTTTCAAGCACTGCCTATTAGTAATACTATGTGCATTTGAAATTGCTGTAATGTTAGATTTCTTTCCAGTAAAgtatttgtttatacatatacaatatattatctATCTATTTAATAACAGCTTTCGATATAGCATCACCACTACGTGTTATTTTGCTAGCTATCGGTTTTCTTatctctaaaatttttttatgcgtCAACTATAAAAATGTACTGTATATTAAGCTAGGAACATAGTGGACGGTGAGACAAAAAGCAAGGCgattaattttaagaattataAATCTCCGTTAAATATTCTGAAATCGGAATTCAACCGTGTTATCAAaacttaggttaggttgtatgcCTGTTCCCCAGAAagaaaacacacgtagactatgAAAGATAGTCCTTTGTGAAATCAGGCGTCCCCTTGATTAGGTATTAGAATTCCACAAAGCGCTTTGACCCTTCTATAAATCTGCCTTGAAAGCTCATCAGCCTTTCAATTTCCCGCTGTGGCCAGAAATCCAGTTCAGTCTAATCCAAAATCTAACGATGAAACTAATAGTAAAGATAAGCTTTCCCTAACCAGCCTTGAGCGCATAGTCAGCGAATTCGAGGCTAGTATCGCCGATCTACTATCAGATTGAATCGTCACTTCTCTAAAGATTGCTGCGCTCCTGAGCAATATATCCGCCGCTGCCTTAATAGCACCCACTTCTCcttgaaaaacgctgcaatAGTTGGGAAGTCTGAAGCTAAGGTTTCACTACGCTCCCAGCCTTTAATGGTCATACCAATTaatgtagtatatatgtatgtatgtatgtaaatataggcATGAGCTTGCATTAAGTGTTTTTCACATTAAACCCCAATAaatcactttttttgtttttttatcagttGCGTCGTTTTTATTTGAGTAACtctagaaatatttttactattattttgcatatctgtcgatatgttttgttgttgctgaattAGATTTTGTTAAATCAAAGTATGCAATTATAAACTAATTACTAGCAGATTAACTTGTTAGTAGTTTTTattgagagaaaaaaattgatttgtaGAGGAGGCATAGAAGCTTTTTACGCAATAAATGATGCTTAAGTTATACTagaagcatatgtacatatttgttattAGATGATGTAGCACttgtctttaaaaaatattttttttacgtgattttatgaaatttttcattacaagTTTTTACGAAATAGTTTTGAAACTACCAGTCAGTCGTTAGAAACTACGAGTAAACTTTATTTACTCTAAAATACTAAACATAACCTCTAAATAATATGCTCACCTTTGAACTTTCCCTCATCTCCTTTCAGAGAGGTGATAATGCGCGCCGTACGCACCGATCGCAAATTCTGGGAATTCGGTCGCAAATTGGTCGCCGCCTTGTGGGATGCACATGCGCGCATTTATCATGGCTACGAAGTGATCGGCATGGAGAATATACCAGAGACCGGACCAGCGCTGATTGTCTTTTATCATGGCGCTATACCGATTGATATGTATTACTTGAATTCACGTATAATCTTGCAAAAGAATCGACTGATATATTCGGTGGGTGATCGTTTTCTCTTCAAATTGCCCGGTTGGGGCACTATATCTGAAGCATTCAACATTAGTCCTGGCACGGTGCAATCATGTGTTGGCATACTGAGGGAAGGCAATATGTTGGCCATATCGCCGGGTGGGGTTTACGAAGCACAATTCGGCGATCATTATTACGAGCTGTTGTGGCGTAATCGTGTGGGCTTTGCCAAGGTCGCATTGGAGGCGAAGGTGCCGATAATACCGTGTTTTACACAAAATCTACGTGAAGGTTTTCGCCAATTGGGCATTTTTCGCAATTTCTTCATGAAACTGTACAATACGGTGCGCATACCGGTATATCCCATCTATGGTGGTTTTCCGGTGAAGTTTCGCACATACATCGGGCGACCGTTGGCGTACGATGGCACGCTCACGCCGGAGGAGTTGCAATTGAAGGTGGGTGTGTATatgatttatattaaatatttttgatttaaatatatatattttttcaattgtaGGTGGCGGCCGCTTTGGAGGAGTTGATAAATCAGCATCAACGCATACCCGGCAGCATATTTCATGCGCTGCTCGATCGTTTTCCACCGTTTCGTAGTAAAAGAAAAGactaaaaacttaattttttgttttcaatttaataatttatgtgcTTAGTGTAAGTATGTGCACGCGTAACAGTAactgtttacaatgtttaccGAAAATCTCCGTATAACTCCATTGTGTTATTTAAGTTTCTTTCATTTCCACTTTTGAGGGGAGGGAAACGCAAAAGACTATCCgctaactataaaaaaaaaacattttattgtgtgtttttttttttttgagaattttgctgagcaaaaaattaatcaataaataattaaaacaaaataaacaataaataattagttaTGTAATAGAACAAATAATTGCATAAACGCCAGCTGCATctatgaatattattattatttattacagttTAATAACTCACTAATCCACTAACCGATACGCCAAGTAAAGTTCAGCTTTCCATATTACCATAAATAGCCATAAGTGTACTTAATAATACATAACGATTCtccattaatttattaacatgtaATCTCTAGTTAATTTTAGCCTGCCTTGTGGGTTAGGGGTACTCTTTTAATCGATATCTTTTTATAGTTATTTCGCATGTAATTTATTTGCAGTGGAATTAGCAAGCGCTAGTTATACATACCATAAAATTAATGTGTTTTAAATATCTTATAGGTTATG
This genomic interval carries:
- the LOC105208846 gene encoding RRP12-like protein; the encoded protein is MGKFRSKLKRHTKGKTWSKGQSSTSNPDQMKHRLKAKSRFFQPNLSLAPPAATDPTTLTLDAVMKHDQRLAYNAETTTVNDVAGSLKSFSLHDDGLEDESMSESQQGTFKTFKTFASNYSACSNMSFKRLLVGFRASSDLHKEMLAILTALTEVIRERGGTESSTEYFILLMEQIEASTEDNDIIAGISLLSMGIKSVPATVLRKRFGETAQTFLTCLQRFIESTNQTIVKYIIGCLSVLLCAQDYNTWTYSSTWQYIDAILSFTIHSKPKVRKAAQHAIVSIIHGSSFMRPPKSEDAEHDVSAEQPKVKSHPASNRITKFCLNQFKPEVLTNSQTTVLHTLTLLKDILSGLKTEDIRSVCESLLSIMTAANVLIRTNCFQALHALFASRTTNLNGPLCAKLLAAIHEYRPDRADIRQTVAWVTVLKEGHIHLAQLDLNLCMHALPRFVDICATDLWMSERAEIINSVSNCIKELLYECVKPACESAEKAEVYRVPIVRIIASLEKVLNAPFGEMAKHVILVFSIVFEVCGKHFSKELSPSLLTLSKRYDTQSALRVQIEHTIIAAIQSMGPANVLKTVPLTNSKGEVLLERSWLLPLLRQGAKGATFKFFKEFVLPLALDCNNKWHQHAQTQEKSLSHTYELLCCQLWGLFPGFCREPADPENLRLIAPTLGNALDNNPEFRAPIFDGLTELIANEESAEIKEALAKYSKNFLPRFFNIYAQKPNTTYEADLRKKTLDVIKLYLTRTSEDVLKELFETAKTQLSNTAVGTFEYDAIFDINAALLLFQTSEIIRVFFEEFIVPVLKNEKSKLVAKDEQKLKKQQRRTYELLRDILTSEAASCQKFGRKNGIALQKLLLDAFATSCAVCQAARLRCLKILIENRKSLSVNDKIVMKTIPEAVISYKEFSTRKENVSEELIIFLVNLYQEAGKLNDFIDILTAGFAGDESLITNTILAFRTVVQQQGKNLTINTLEFIMEQILVFLVQKTRSLAEASVAFLITFIKVMPSPLVANHLQTIMKALSAMAKDTKRYCRIQIGYLLKKLCKRFTADELIKFVPGDDEVTHRRLKKIRKQMRRENRKELNEKDKNDEEESEDEFVAGLEKKSVTIDDILADSDSDLPEDMDTDNDEGDKAEKKSKKRSSTFIREDPEDIVDLADIKSIGNVLTNRPDVNANAAGSSKTKSKDPNRGFKTADDGRLIISDKALRGVGGDGSSSDGSDDDEDDEDEGVEVKKAPKRGMEMDSSDEEEMPAASRKRKATDAASMRSGKTSASKYVAGGKGIHRPLGAASDAMSMKSGYSAKTAKSGKSAAASQYAASDYTTKKAKGDMKKKGKLDPFAYIPLSRNTLNKRKRAKHAGTFKNIVNGARKGALKGVKQRVAKAYK
- the LOC105208848 gene encoding transmembrane protein 68 gives rise to the protein MEYLQDLTKNLQDFLSTYIDLDYSLWLYRLLWPLIVTFLLPLVFVALIYISFVMLFIYKLHREVIMRAVRTDRKFWEFGRKLVAALWDAHARIYHGYEVIGMENIPETGPALIVFYHGAIPIDMYYLNSRIILQKNRLIYSVGDRFLFKLPGWGTISEAFNISPGTVQSCVGILREGNMLAISPGGVYEAQFGDHYYELLWRNRVGFAKVALEAKVPIIPCFTQNLREGFRQLGIFRNFFMKLYNTVRIPVYPIYGGFPVKFRTYIGRPLAYDGTLTPEELQLKVAAALEELINQHQRIPGSIFHALLDRFPPFRSKRKD